A single genomic interval of Falco cherrug isolate bFalChe1 chromosome 8, bFalChe1.pri, whole genome shotgun sequence harbors:
- the SLC23A1 gene encoding solute carrier family 23 member 1 isoform X1 produces MDDPSRGSSPVSQPAANGRPPACARATAPVATKVLPTAIKPPCSDIAAGATSPEDGDLLGRPGSAPGTWLSPPPGPRTPLGRSCLRRAGPQGEPELSCAPTHQDPGVGTRPPRPEVDMLYRIEDVPPWYLCILLGFQHYLTCFSGTIAVPFLLAESLCVGKDQLTVSYLIGTIFTCVGITTLIQTTVGIRLPLFQASALAFLVPAKSILALEKWRCPPEEQIYGNWALPLNTSHIWQPRMREIQGAIVVSSLVEVVIGLLGLPGALLSYIGPLTVTPTVSLIGLSVFQAAGERAGSHWGIATLTIFLIVLFAQYLRHVTICLPGYRRGSGFILLRIQIFKMFPIILAIMVVWLLCYVLTCTGVFPSQPEAYGYKARTDARGEILSVAPWFRVPYPCQWGLPTVTSAAVLGMFSATLAGIIESIGDYYSCARLAGAPAPPVHAINRAAGNRQRLHLLQPQHRCPRHHEGTGAREGSWLGRGAWALSPTASLSMQVGSRRVIQYGAGIMLVLGTIGKFTALFASLPDPVLGGMFCTLFGMITAVGLSNLQFVDMNSSRNLFVLGFAMFFGLTLPNYLDSHPKAINTGVPELDQILTVLLTTEMFVGGIIAFVLDNTIPGTQEERGLVQWKAGAHSDSAGSASLKSYDFPFGMSAVRRSRWLKHVPICPVFTGFKARARGGSTAAAADAQDAADGLSVCTKV; encoded by the exons ATGGATGATCCGTCCCGAGGTAGCTCCCCGGTTTCACAACCGGCAGCCAATGGCCGCCCTCCAGCTTGCGCCCGCGCCACGGCCCCGGTGGCGACTAAAGTCCTTCCCACGGCCATAAAACCCCCGTGCAGTGACATCGCCGCCGGGGCCACATCGCCGGAGGATGGGGACCTGCTCGGGAGACCTGGCTCAGCCCCAG GAACTTGGCTCtcgcccccgccgggcccccgcACCCCCCTGGGAAGGAGCTGCCTGCGGCGGGCAGG cccccagggTGAGCCGGAGCTGAGCTGTGCCCCCACACACCAGGACCCTGGGGTGGGCACCAGGCCCCCCCGGCCAGAGGTGGACATGCTCTACAGGATTGAGGACGTGCCCCCTTGGTACCTCTGCATCCTGCTCGGCTTCCAG CACTACCTGACCTGCTTCAGCGGCACCATCGCCGTCCCCTTCCTGCTGGCTGAGAGCCTGTGCGTGGGCAAGGACCAGCTCACCGTCAGCTACCTCATCGGCACCATCTTCACCTGCGTCGGCATCACCACCCTCATCCAGACCACCGTGGGCATCAG gctgcccctCTTCCAGGCGAGCGCGCTGGCCTTCCTTGTCCCTGCCAAGTCTATCCTGGCCCTGGAGAAGTGGCGATGCCCGCCTGAAG AGCAGATCTACGGCAACTGGGCACTGCCGCTCAACACCTCCCACATCTGGCAGCCCCGCATGCGAGAG ATCCAGGGGGCCATCGTGGTGTCCAGCCTGGTGGAGGTGGTCATCGGGCTGCTGGGGCTCCCTGGGGCGCTGCTCAGCTACATCGGGCCGCTGACCGTCACCCCCACCGTCTCCCTCATCGGGCTCTCCGTCTTCCAGGCAGCCGGCGAGAGGGCCGGCTCCCACTGGGGCATTGCCACACT GACCATCTTCCTGATCGTCCTGTTTGCCCAGTACCTGCGGCACGTCACCATCTGCCTGCCCGGCTACCGGCGGGGCAGCGGCTTCATCCTGCTCCGCATCCAGATCTTCAAGATGTTCCCA ATCATCCTGGCCATCATGGTGGTGTGGCTGCTCTGCTACGTGCTGACGTGCACCGGTGTATTCCCCAGCCAGCCCGAGGCGTATGGCTACAAGGCCAGGACAGACGCCCGGGGAGAGATCCTGTCTGTGGCACCCTGGTTTCGGGTCCCCTACCCCT GCCAGTGGGGTCTGCCTACGGTGACCTCGGCAGCCGTGCTGGGCATGTTCAGTGCCACGCTGGCGGGCATCATCGAGTCCATCGGGGACTACTACTCCTGCGCCCGGCTGGCGGGAGCCCCCGCGCCTCCCGTGCATGCCATTAACAG ggctgctgggaaCCGGCAACGGCtccacctcctccagccccaaCATCGGTGTCCTCGGCATCACGAAGGTACTGGGGCCAGGGAGGGGTCCTGGCTGGGCCGGGGGGCATGGGCGCTGTCACCCACTGCCAGTCTCTCCATGcaggtggggagcaggagggtgATACAGTACGGGGCTGGGATCATGCTCGTGTTGGGGACCATCGGCAAGTTCACGGCGCTGTTCGCATCCCTGCCTGACCCCGTCCTTGGAGGGATGTTCTGCACCTTATTCG GCATGATCACGGCCGTCGGCCTCTCCAACCTGCAGTTCGTCGACATGAATTCCTCCCGCAACCTCTTCGTGCTGGGCTTCGCTATGTTTTTTGGGCTGACGCTGCCAAACTACCTGGATTCCCACCCCAAGGCCATTAACACAG GTGTCCCCGAGCTGGACCAGATACTGACGGTGCTGCTAACGACGGAGATGTTCGTCGGGGGGATCATTGCCTTCGTCCTGGACAACACCATCCCGG GGACGCAGGAGGAGCGAGGGCTGGTGCAGTGGAAGGCGGGCGCGCACTCGGACAGCGCGGGGAGTGCCAGCCTGAAGAGCTACGACTTCCCCTTCGGGATGAGCGCGGTGAGGAGGAGCCGGTGGCTGAAGCACGTGCCCATCTGCCCAGTGTTCACCGGGTTTAAGGCCCGGGCGAGGGGCGGCAGCACCGCGGCAGCCGCGGATGCGCAGGACGCTGCAGATGGGCTCTCGGTGTGCACAAAGGTCTGA
- the SLC23A1 gene encoding solute carrier family 23 member 1 isoform X2: MDDPSRGSSPVSQPAANGRPPACARATAPVATKVLPTAIKPPCSDIAAGATSPEDGDLLGRPGSAPGTWLSPPPGPRTPLGRSCLRRAGPQGEPELSCAPTHQDPGVGTRPPRPEVDMLYRIEDVPPWYLCILLGFQHYLTCFSGTIAVPFLLAESLCVGKDQLTVSYLIGTIFTCVGITTLIQTTVGIRLPLFQASALAFLVPAKSILALEKWRCPPEEQIYGNWALPLNTSHIWQPRMREIQGAIVVSSLVEVVIGLLGLPGALLSYIGPLTVTPTVSLIGLSVFQAAGERAGSHWGIATLTIFLIVLFAQYLRHVTICLPGYRRGSGFILLRIQIFKMFPIILAIMVVWLLCYVLTCTGVFPSQPEAYGYKARTDARGEILSVAPWFRVPYPCQWGLPTVTSAAVLGMFSATLAGIIESIGDYYSCARLAGAPAPPVHAINRGIFTEGISCIIAGLLGTGNGSTSSSPNIGVLGITKVGSRRVIQYGAGIMLVLGTIGKFTALFASLPDPVLGGMFCTLFGMITAVGLSNLQFVDMNSSRNLFVLGFAMFFGLTLPNYLDSHPKAINTGVPELDQILTVLLTTEMFVGGIIAFVLDNTIPGTQEERGLVQWKAGAHSDSAGSASLKSYDFPFGMSAVRRSRWLKHVPICPVFTGFKARARGGSTAAAADAQDAADGLSVCTKV, from the exons ATGGATGATCCGTCCCGAGGTAGCTCCCCGGTTTCACAACCGGCAGCCAATGGCCGCCCTCCAGCTTGCGCCCGCGCCACGGCCCCGGTGGCGACTAAAGTCCTTCCCACGGCCATAAAACCCCCGTGCAGTGACATCGCCGCCGGGGCCACATCGCCGGAGGATGGGGACCTGCTCGGGAGACCTGGCTCAGCCCCAG GAACTTGGCTCtcgcccccgccgggcccccgcACCCCCCTGGGAAGGAGCTGCCTGCGGCGGGCAGG cccccagggTGAGCCGGAGCTGAGCTGTGCCCCCACACACCAGGACCCTGGGGTGGGCACCAGGCCCCCCCGGCCAGAGGTGGACATGCTCTACAGGATTGAGGACGTGCCCCCTTGGTACCTCTGCATCCTGCTCGGCTTCCAG CACTACCTGACCTGCTTCAGCGGCACCATCGCCGTCCCCTTCCTGCTGGCTGAGAGCCTGTGCGTGGGCAAGGACCAGCTCACCGTCAGCTACCTCATCGGCACCATCTTCACCTGCGTCGGCATCACCACCCTCATCCAGACCACCGTGGGCATCAG gctgcccctCTTCCAGGCGAGCGCGCTGGCCTTCCTTGTCCCTGCCAAGTCTATCCTGGCCCTGGAGAAGTGGCGATGCCCGCCTGAAG AGCAGATCTACGGCAACTGGGCACTGCCGCTCAACACCTCCCACATCTGGCAGCCCCGCATGCGAGAG ATCCAGGGGGCCATCGTGGTGTCCAGCCTGGTGGAGGTGGTCATCGGGCTGCTGGGGCTCCCTGGGGCGCTGCTCAGCTACATCGGGCCGCTGACCGTCACCCCCACCGTCTCCCTCATCGGGCTCTCCGTCTTCCAGGCAGCCGGCGAGAGGGCCGGCTCCCACTGGGGCATTGCCACACT GACCATCTTCCTGATCGTCCTGTTTGCCCAGTACCTGCGGCACGTCACCATCTGCCTGCCCGGCTACCGGCGGGGCAGCGGCTTCATCCTGCTCCGCATCCAGATCTTCAAGATGTTCCCA ATCATCCTGGCCATCATGGTGGTGTGGCTGCTCTGCTACGTGCTGACGTGCACCGGTGTATTCCCCAGCCAGCCCGAGGCGTATGGCTACAAGGCCAGGACAGACGCCCGGGGAGAGATCCTGTCTGTGGCACCCTGGTTTCGGGTCCCCTACCCCT GCCAGTGGGGTCTGCCTACGGTGACCTCGGCAGCCGTGCTGGGCATGTTCAGTGCCACGCTGGCGGGCATCATCGAGTCCATCGGGGACTACTACTCCTGCGCCCGGCTGGCGGGAGCCCCCGCGCCTCCCGTGCATGCCATTAACAG GGGCATTTTCACCGAGGGCATCTCCTGCATCattgcagggctgctgggaaCCGGCAACGGCtccacctcctccagccccaaCATCGGTGTCCTCGGCATCACGAAG gtggggagcaggagggtgATACAGTACGGGGCTGGGATCATGCTCGTGTTGGGGACCATCGGCAAGTTCACGGCGCTGTTCGCATCCCTGCCTGACCCCGTCCTTGGAGGGATGTTCTGCACCTTATTCG GCATGATCACGGCCGTCGGCCTCTCCAACCTGCAGTTCGTCGACATGAATTCCTCCCGCAACCTCTTCGTGCTGGGCTTCGCTATGTTTTTTGGGCTGACGCTGCCAAACTACCTGGATTCCCACCCCAAGGCCATTAACACAG GTGTCCCCGAGCTGGACCAGATACTGACGGTGCTGCTAACGACGGAGATGTTCGTCGGGGGGATCATTGCCTTCGTCCTGGACAACACCATCCCGG GGACGCAGGAGGAGCGAGGGCTGGTGCAGTGGAAGGCGGGCGCGCACTCGGACAGCGCGGGGAGTGCCAGCCTGAAGAGCTACGACTTCCCCTTCGGGATGAGCGCGGTGAGGAGGAGCCGGTGGCTGAAGCACGTGCCCATCTGCCCAGTGTTCACCGGGTTTAAGGCCCGGGCGAGGGGCGGCAGCACCGCGGCAGCCGCGGATGCGCAGGACGCTGCAGATGGGCTCTCGGTGTGCACAAAGGTCTGA
- the SLC23A1 gene encoding solute carrier family 23 member 1 isoform X3, producing the protein METSQPGPLPIPEGAEGPVEQSVGTVWGVPPVPSPQGEPELSCAPTHQDPGVGTRPPRPEVDMLYRIEDVPPWYLCILLGFQHYLTCFSGTIAVPFLLAESLCVGKDQLTVSYLIGTIFTCVGITTLIQTTVGIRLPLFQASALAFLVPAKSILALEKWRCPPEEQIYGNWALPLNTSHIWQPRMREIQGAIVVSSLVEVVIGLLGLPGALLSYIGPLTVTPTVSLIGLSVFQAAGERAGSHWGIATLTIFLIVLFAQYLRHVTICLPGYRRGSGFILLRIQIFKMFPIILAIMVVWLLCYVLTCTGVFPSQPEAYGYKARTDARGEILSVAPWFRVPYPCQWGLPTVTSAAVLGMFSATLAGIIESIGDYYSCARLAGAPAPPVHAINRAAGNRQRLHLLQPQHRCPRHHEGTGAREGSWLGRGAWALSPTASLSMQVGSRRVIQYGAGIMLVLGTIGKFTALFASLPDPVLGGMFCTLFGMITAVGLSNLQFVDMNSSRNLFVLGFAMFFGLTLPNYLDSHPKAINTGVPELDQILTVLLTTEMFVGGIIAFVLDNTIPGTQEERGLVQWKAGAHSDSAGSASLKSYDFPFGMSAVRRSRWLKHVPICPVFTGFKARARGGSTAAAADAQDAADGLSVCTKV; encoded by the exons ATGGAGACCAGCCAGCCGGgacccctccccatccctgagGGTGCAGAGGGTCCCGTGGAGCAGTCTGTGGGGACAGTGTGGGGTgtcccccctgtccccagcccccagggTGAGCCGGAGCTGAGCTGTGCCCCCACACACCAGGACCCTGGGGTGGGCACCAGGCCCCCCCGGCCAGAGGTGGACATGCTCTACAGGATTGAGGACGTGCCCCCTTGGTACCTCTGCATCCTGCTCGGCTTCCAG CACTACCTGACCTGCTTCAGCGGCACCATCGCCGTCCCCTTCCTGCTGGCTGAGAGCCTGTGCGTGGGCAAGGACCAGCTCACCGTCAGCTACCTCATCGGCACCATCTTCACCTGCGTCGGCATCACCACCCTCATCCAGACCACCGTGGGCATCAG gctgcccctCTTCCAGGCGAGCGCGCTGGCCTTCCTTGTCCCTGCCAAGTCTATCCTGGCCCTGGAGAAGTGGCGATGCCCGCCTGAAG AGCAGATCTACGGCAACTGGGCACTGCCGCTCAACACCTCCCACATCTGGCAGCCCCGCATGCGAGAG ATCCAGGGGGCCATCGTGGTGTCCAGCCTGGTGGAGGTGGTCATCGGGCTGCTGGGGCTCCCTGGGGCGCTGCTCAGCTACATCGGGCCGCTGACCGTCACCCCCACCGTCTCCCTCATCGGGCTCTCCGTCTTCCAGGCAGCCGGCGAGAGGGCCGGCTCCCACTGGGGCATTGCCACACT GACCATCTTCCTGATCGTCCTGTTTGCCCAGTACCTGCGGCACGTCACCATCTGCCTGCCCGGCTACCGGCGGGGCAGCGGCTTCATCCTGCTCCGCATCCAGATCTTCAAGATGTTCCCA ATCATCCTGGCCATCATGGTGGTGTGGCTGCTCTGCTACGTGCTGACGTGCACCGGTGTATTCCCCAGCCAGCCCGAGGCGTATGGCTACAAGGCCAGGACAGACGCCCGGGGAGAGATCCTGTCTGTGGCACCCTGGTTTCGGGTCCCCTACCCCT GCCAGTGGGGTCTGCCTACGGTGACCTCGGCAGCCGTGCTGGGCATGTTCAGTGCCACGCTGGCGGGCATCATCGAGTCCATCGGGGACTACTACTCCTGCGCCCGGCTGGCGGGAGCCCCCGCGCCTCCCGTGCATGCCATTAACAG ggctgctgggaaCCGGCAACGGCtccacctcctccagccccaaCATCGGTGTCCTCGGCATCACGAAGGTACTGGGGCCAGGGAGGGGTCCTGGCTGGGCCGGGGGGCATGGGCGCTGTCACCCACTGCCAGTCTCTCCATGcaggtggggagcaggagggtgATACAGTACGGGGCTGGGATCATGCTCGTGTTGGGGACCATCGGCAAGTTCACGGCGCTGTTCGCATCCCTGCCTGACCCCGTCCTTGGAGGGATGTTCTGCACCTTATTCG GCATGATCACGGCCGTCGGCCTCTCCAACCTGCAGTTCGTCGACATGAATTCCTCCCGCAACCTCTTCGTGCTGGGCTTCGCTATGTTTTTTGGGCTGACGCTGCCAAACTACCTGGATTCCCACCCCAAGGCCATTAACACAG GTGTCCCCGAGCTGGACCAGATACTGACGGTGCTGCTAACGACGGAGATGTTCGTCGGGGGGATCATTGCCTTCGTCCTGGACAACACCATCCCGG GGACGCAGGAGGAGCGAGGGCTGGTGCAGTGGAAGGCGGGCGCGCACTCGGACAGCGCGGGGAGTGCCAGCCTGAAGAGCTACGACTTCCCCTTCGGGATGAGCGCGGTGAGGAGGAGCCGGTGGCTGAAGCACGTGCCCATCTGCCCAGTGTTCACCGGGTTTAAGGCCCGGGCGAGGGGCGGCAGCACCGCGGCAGCCGCGGATGCGCAGGACGCTGCAGATGGGCTCTCGGTGTGCACAAAGGTCTGA
- the SLC23A1 gene encoding solute carrier family 23 member 1 isoform X4: MGTCSGDLAQPQNRNLALAPAGPPHPPGKELPAAGRDPGVGTRPPRPEVDMLYRIEDVPPWYLCILLGFQHYLTCFSGTIAVPFLLAESLCVGKDQLTVSYLIGTIFTCVGITTLIQTTVGIRLPLFQASALAFLVPAKSILALEKWRCPPEEQIYGNWALPLNTSHIWQPRMREIQGAIVVSSLVEVVIGLLGLPGALLSYIGPLTVTPTVSLIGLSVFQAAGERAGSHWGIATLTIFLIVLFAQYLRHVTICLPGYRRGSGFILLRIQIFKMFPIILAIMVVWLLCYVLTCTGVFPSQPEAYGYKARTDARGEILSVAPWFRVPYPCQWGLPTVTSAAVLGMFSATLAGIIESIGDYYSCARLAGAPAPPVHAINRAAGNRQRLHLLQPQHRCPRHHEGTGAREGSWLGRGAWALSPTASLSMQVGSRRVIQYGAGIMLVLGTIGKFTALFASLPDPVLGGMFCTLFGMITAVGLSNLQFVDMNSSRNLFVLGFAMFFGLTLPNYLDSHPKAINTGVPELDQILTVLLTTEMFVGGIIAFVLDNTIPGTQEERGLVQWKAGAHSDSAGSASLKSYDFPFGMSAVRRSRWLKHVPICPVFTGFKARARGGSTAAAADAQDAADGLSVCTKV, encoded by the exons ATGGGGACCTGCTCGGGAGACCTGGCTCAGCCCCAG AACAGGAACTTGGCTCtcgcccccgccgggcccccgcACCCCCCTGGGAAGGAGCTGCCTGCGGCGGGCAGG GACCCTGGGGTGGGCACCAGGCCCCCCCGGCCAGAGGTGGACATGCTCTACAGGATTGAGGACGTGCCCCCTTGGTACCTCTGCATCCTGCTCGGCTTCCAG CACTACCTGACCTGCTTCAGCGGCACCATCGCCGTCCCCTTCCTGCTGGCTGAGAGCCTGTGCGTGGGCAAGGACCAGCTCACCGTCAGCTACCTCATCGGCACCATCTTCACCTGCGTCGGCATCACCACCCTCATCCAGACCACCGTGGGCATCAG gctgcccctCTTCCAGGCGAGCGCGCTGGCCTTCCTTGTCCCTGCCAAGTCTATCCTGGCCCTGGAGAAGTGGCGATGCCCGCCTGAAG AGCAGATCTACGGCAACTGGGCACTGCCGCTCAACACCTCCCACATCTGGCAGCCCCGCATGCGAGAG ATCCAGGGGGCCATCGTGGTGTCCAGCCTGGTGGAGGTGGTCATCGGGCTGCTGGGGCTCCCTGGGGCGCTGCTCAGCTACATCGGGCCGCTGACCGTCACCCCCACCGTCTCCCTCATCGGGCTCTCCGTCTTCCAGGCAGCCGGCGAGAGGGCCGGCTCCCACTGGGGCATTGCCACACT GACCATCTTCCTGATCGTCCTGTTTGCCCAGTACCTGCGGCACGTCACCATCTGCCTGCCCGGCTACCGGCGGGGCAGCGGCTTCATCCTGCTCCGCATCCAGATCTTCAAGATGTTCCCA ATCATCCTGGCCATCATGGTGGTGTGGCTGCTCTGCTACGTGCTGACGTGCACCGGTGTATTCCCCAGCCAGCCCGAGGCGTATGGCTACAAGGCCAGGACAGACGCCCGGGGAGAGATCCTGTCTGTGGCACCCTGGTTTCGGGTCCCCTACCCCT GCCAGTGGGGTCTGCCTACGGTGACCTCGGCAGCCGTGCTGGGCATGTTCAGTGCCACGCTGGCGGGCATCATCGAGTCCATCGGGGACTACTACTCCTGCGCCCGGCTGGCGGGAGCCCCCGCGCCTCCCGTGCATGCCATTAACAG ggctgctgggaaCCGGCAACGGCtccacctcctccagccccaaCATCGGTGTCCTCGGCATCACGAAGGTACTGGGGCCAGGGAGGGGTCCTGGCTGGGCCGGGGGGCATGGGCGCTGTCACCCACTGCCAGTCTCTCCATGcaggtggggagcaggagggtgATACAGTACGGGGCTGGGATCATGCTCGTGTTGGGGACCATCGGCAAGTTCACGGCGCTGTTCGCATCCCTGCCTGACCCCGTCCTTGGAGGGATGTTCTGCACCTTATTCG GCATGATCACGGCCGTCGGCCTCTCCAACCTGCAGTTCGTCGACATGAATTCCTCCCGCAACCTCTTCGTGCTGGGCTTCGCTATGTTTTTTGGGCTGACGCTGCCAAACTACCTGGATTCCCACCCCAAGGCCATTAACACAG GTGTCCCCGAGCTGGACCAGATACTGACGGTGCTGCTAACGACGGAGATGTTCGTCGGGGGGATCATTGCCTTCGTCCTGGACAACACCATCCCGG GGACGCAGGAGGAGCGAGGGCTGGTGCAGTGGAAGGCGGGCGCGCACTCGGACAGCGCGGGGAGTGCCAGCCTGAAGAGCTACGACTTCCCCTTCGGGATGAGCGCGGTGAGGAGGAGCCGGTGGCTGAAGCACGTGCCCATCTGCCCAGTGTTCACCGGGTTTAAGGCCCGGGCGAGGGGCGGCAGCACCGCGGCAGCCGCGGATGCGCAGGACGCTGCAGATGGGCTCTCGGTGTGCACAAAGGTCTGA
- the SLC23A1 gene encoding solute carrier family 23 member 1 isoform X5, with protein MDDPSRGSSPVSQPAANGRPPACARATAPVATKVLPTAIKPPCSDIAAGATSPEDGDLLGRPGSAPGTWLSPPPGPRTPLGRSCLRRAGPQGEPELSCAPTHQDPGVGTRPPRPEVDMLYRIEDVPPWYLCILLGFQHYLTCFSGTIAVPFLLAESLCVGKDQLTVSYLIGTIFTCVGITTLIQTTVGIRLPLFQASALAFLVPAKSILALEKWRCPPEEQIYGNWALPLNTSHIWQPRMREIQGAIVVSSLVEVVIGLLGLPGALLSYIGPLTVTPTVSLIGLSVFQAAGERAGSHWGIATLTIFLIVLFAQYLRHVTICLPGYRRGSGFILLRIQIFKMFPGHFHRGHLLHHCRAAGNRQRLHLLQPQHRCPRHHEGTGAREGSWLGRGAWALSPTASLSMQVGSRRVIQYGAGIMLVLGTIGKFTALFASLPDPVLGGMFCTLFGMITAVGLSNLQFVDMNSSRNLFVLGFAMFFGLTLPNYLDSHPKAINTGVPELDQILTVLLTTEMFVGGIIAFVLDNTIPGTQEERGLVQWKAGAHSDSAGSASLKSYDFPFGMSAVRRSRWLKHVPICPVFTGFKARARGGSTAAAADAQDAADGLSVCTKV; from the exons ATGGATGATCCGTCCCGAGGTAGCTCCCCGGTTTCACAACCGGCAGCCAATGGCCGCCCTCCAGCTTGCGCCCGCGCCACGGCCCCGGTGGCGACTAAAGTCCTTCCCACGGCCATAAAACCCCCGTGCAGTGACATCGCCGCCGGGGCCACATCGCCGGAGGATGGGGACCTGCTCGGGAGACCTGGCTCAGCCCCAG GAACTTGGCTCtcgcccccgccgggcccccgcACCCCCCTGGGAAGGAGCTGCCTGCGGCGGGCAGG cccccagggTGAGCCGGAGCTGAGCTGTGCCCCCACACACCAGGACCCTGGGGTGGGCACCAGGCCCCCCCGGCCAGAGGTGGACATGCTCTACAGGATTGAGGACGTGCCCCCTTGGTACCTCTGCATCCTGCTCGGCTTCCAG CACTACCTGACCTGCTTCAGCGGCACCATCGCCGTCCCCTTCCTGCTGGCTGAGAGCCTGTGCGTGGGCAAGGACCAGCTCACCGTCAGCTACCTCATCGGCACCATCTTCACCTGCGTCGGCATCACCACCCTCATCCAGACCACCGTGGGCATCAG gctgcccctCTTCCAGGCGAGCGCGCTGGCCTTCCTTGTCCCTGCCAAGTCTATCCTGGCCCTGGAGAAGTGGCGATGCCCGCCTGAAG AGCAGATCTACGGCAACTGGGCACTGCCGCTCAACACCTCCCACATCTGGCAGCCCCGCATGCGAGAG ATCCAGGGGGCCATCGTGGTGTCCAGCCTGGTGGAGGTGGTCATCGGGCTGCTGGGGCTCCCTGGGGCGCTGCTCAGCTACATCGGGCCGCTGACCGTCACCCCCACCGTCTCCCTCATCGGGCTCTCCGTCTTCCAGGCAGCCGGCGAGAGGGCCGGCTCCCACTGGGGCATTGCCACACT GACCATCTTCCTGATCGTCCTGTTTGCCCAGTACCTGCGGCACGTCACCATCTGCCTGCCCGGCTACCGGCGGGGCAGCGGCTTCATCCTGCTCCGCATCCAGATCTTCAAGATGTTCCCA GGGCATTTTCACCGAGGGCATCTCCTGCATCattgcagggctgctgggaaCCGGCAACGGCtccacctcctccagccccaaCATCGGTGTCCTCGGCATCACGAAGGTACTGGGGCCAGGGAGGGGTCCTGGCTGGGCCGGGGGGCATGGGCGCTGTCACCCACTGCCAGTCTCTCCATGcaggtggggagcaggagggtgATACAGTACGGGGCTGGGATCATGCTCGTGTTGGGGACCATCGGCAAGTTCACGGCGCTGTTCGCATCCCTGCCTGACCCCGTCCTTGGAGGGATGTTCTGCACCTTATTCG GCATGATCACGGCCGTCGGCCTCTCCAACCTGCAGTTCGTCGACATGAATTCCTCCCGCAACCTCTTCGTGCTGGGCTTCGCTATGTTTTTTGGGCTGACGCTGCCAAACTACCTGGATTCCCACCCCAAGGCCATTAACACAG GTGTCCCCGAGCTGGACCAGATACTGACGGTGCTGCTAACGACGGAGATGTTCGTCGGGGGGATCATTGCCTTCGTCCTGGACAACACCATCCCGG GGACGCAGGAGGAGCGAGGGCTGGTGCAGTGGAAGGCGGGCGCGCACTCGGACAGCGCGGGGAGTGCCAGCCTGAAGAGCTACGACTTCCCCTTCGGGATGAGCGCGGTGAGGAGGAGCCGGTGGCTGAAGCACGTGCCCATCTGCCCAGTGTTCACCGGGTTTAAGGCCCGGGCGAGGGGCGGCAGCACCGCGGCAGCCGCGGATGCGCAGGACGCTGCAGATGGGCTCTCGGTGTGCACAAAGGTCTGA